Proteins found in one Moritella sp. Urea-trap-13 genomic segment:
- the gyrA gene encoding DNA topoisomerase (ATP-hydrolyzing) subunit A: protein MSNLATEITPINIEEELKNSYLDYAMSVIVGRALPDVRDGLKPVHRRVLFAMSELKNDWNKPYKKSARVVGDVIGKYHPHGDTAVYDTIVRMAQPFSLRYMLVDGQGNFGSVDGDSAAAMRYTEIRMSKIAHELLADLEKETVDYVPNYDGTEFIPEVMPTRIPNLLVNGSSGIAVGMATNIPPHSLNEVINGCLALIKNPDLSLEELMEYIPGPDFPTHGIINGKAGIEQAYRTGRGKIHIRARADIETNERGRETIVVHELPYQVNKARLIESIAEFVKDKKIEGISALRDESDKDGMRMVVEVKRDAVGEVVLNNLYAQTRMQIVFGINMVALIDKQPKIFTLKEMLDAFLRHRREVVTRRTVFELRKARERAHILESLAIALANIDDIIALIKQSPTSTEAKQALISRGWQLGGVAAMLERAGDNAARPEWLEAEYGIREGSYFLTEIQAQAILDLRLHKLTGLEHEKILNEYKDLLEVIAELLHILNTPARLLEVITEELQASKDNFGDERRTEISASSADINLEDLIEREDVVVTLSHEGYVKYQPLTDYDAQRRGGKGKSATKMKEEDFIERLLVANTHDHILCFSSRGRLYWMKVYQLPLASRQARGKPIINLLPLEEGERITAILPVSEFEDNKFVFMATANGTVKKTALSAYSKPRAGGIIAVNLNEGNELIGVDITDGTNDIMLFSDEGKVVRFCEFEETPVLDEDGNPVLDEDGKPEIKFKGVRPMGRTATGVRGIKLDEGQKVVSLIVPKNDGAILTATENGYGKRTELAEYPAKSRGTKGVVSIKVSERNGKVVGATQVLDGDEIMLITNGGTLVRTRASEVSTVGRNTQGVRLIRTGEDELVVGLQRIDEVEIDENAIVVDDAENAEAPTEVPTTPTDAEDSAEEATEE from the coding sequence ATGAGTAATTTAGCCACAGAAATCACACCTATCAATATTGAAGAAGAATTAAAAAATTCCTATTTAGATTACGCTATGAGCGTTATTGTTGGTCGTGCTCTTCCTGATGTTCGCGATGGCTTGAAGCCAGTTCACCGCCGCGTTTTATTCGCAATGAGCGAATTGAAGAATGATTGGAACAAACCATATAAAAAATCAGCACGTGTTGTTGGTGATGTAATCGGTAAATATCACCCACACGGTGATACAGCTGTTTATGACACTATTGTACGTATGGCGCAGCCTTTCTCTTTGCGCTACATGCTGGTAGATGGTCAAGGTAACTTCGGTTCTGTTGACGGTGATTCTGCAGCCGCAATGCGTTATACCGAAATCAGAATGTCAAAAATCGCGCATGAATTACTTGCCGATTTAGAGAAGGAAACGGTTGATTACGTACCTAACTATGATGGTACTGAATTCATTCCGGAAGTTATGCCAACGCGTATTCCTAATCTATTGGTTAATGGCTCATCTGGTATTGCTGTAGGTATGGCAACCAATATCCCACCTCATAGTTTAAACGAGGTGATTAATGGTTGTTTAGCATTAATTAAAAATCCAGACTTAAGTCTTGAAGAATTAATGGAATACATTCCAGGCCCAGATTTCCCAACACACGGTATCATTAATGGTAAAGCTGGCATCGAGCAAGCTTACCGTACTGGTCGTGGTAAAATTCATATCCGTGCTCGCGCAGATATTGAAACCAACGAACGTGGCAGAGAAACAATCGTTGTTCACGAACTACCGTACCAAGTAAACAAAGCACGCTTGATTGAAAGTATTGCTGAGTTTGTAAAAGATAAGAAAATTGAAGGCATTAGTGCTTTACGCGACGAATCTGATAAAGATGGTATGCGTATGGTTGTTGAAGTTAAGCGTGACGCTGTTGGTGAAGTTGTATTAAACAACCTTTATGCGCAAACGCGAATGCAAATTGTGTTTGGTATAAACATGGTTGCATTGATCGACAAACAACCAAAGATTTTCACGTTAAAAGAAATGCTAGATGCATTTTTACGTCATCGCCGTGAAGTTGTTACACGTCGTACTGTATTTGAACTGCGTAAAGCGCGTGAACGTGCTCATATCCTTGAGTCGTTAGCGATTGCACTAGCAAATATTGATGACATTATTGCTTTAATTAAGCAATCACCAACATCGACAGAAGCAAAGCAAGCCTTGATCAGCCGCGGTTGGCAGTTAGGCGGCGTTGCTGCAATGTTAGAACGTGCTGGTGATAATGCTGCTCGTCCTGAATGGTTAGAAGCTGAGTATGGTATTCGTGAAGGTTCGTATTTCTTAACAGAGATACAAGCACAAGCAATCCTAGACTTACGTTTACACAAACTAACAGGTCTAGAACACGAGAAAATCCTTAACGAATATAAAGATTTACTCGAAGTTATTGCTGAGTTATTACATATTCTTAATACGCCAGCGCGTTTACTTGAAGTGATCACTGAAGAGCTACAAGCTTCAAAAGATAACTTTGGTGACGAACGTCGTACTGAGATCTCGGCAAGCAGTGCAGATATTAATTTAGAAGACTTAATTGAACGTGAAGATGTTGTAGTAACACTGTCTCACGAAGGTTATGTTAAGTATCAGCCTCTTACTGATTATGACGCTCAGCGTCGTGGTGGTAAAGGTAAATCAGCAACGAAGATGAAAGAAGAAGATTTCATTGAACGTCTGTTGGTTGCTAATACACATGATCATATTCTGTGCTTCTCAAGCCGTGGTCGCTTGTACTGGATGAAGGTATATCAATTACCATTAGCTAGTCGTCAAGCCCGTGGTAAGCCAATTATTAACTTACTACCACTGGAAGAAGGTGAGCGTATTACTGCGATCCTACCTGTGTCTGAGTTTGAAGATAACAAGTTTGTCTTCATGGCAACGGCGAACGGTACAGTGAAGAAAACAGCATTAAGTGCATACAGCAAGCCTCGTGCTGGCGGTATCATTGCTGTTAACCTGAATGAAGGGAATGAACTAATCGGTGTTGATATTACTGATGGTACTAACGACATTATGTTGTTCTCTGATGAAGGTAAAGTAGTACGTTTCTGCGAGTTTGAAGAAACGCCTGTACTTGACGAAGATGGTAACCCGGTTCTAGATGAAGACGGTAAGCCTGAAATCAAGTTTAAAGGTGTGCGTCCTATGGGTCGTACAGCGACGGGTGTTCGTGGTATCAAACTTGACGAAGGTCAAAAAGTTGTGTCTCTGATCGTACCGAAGAACGATGGTGCTATCTTAACGGCAACTGAAAACGGTTACGGTAAACGAACTGAACTTGCAGAATACCCAGCGAAGAGTCGCGGTACTAAGGGTGTTGTTTCAATTAAAGTAAGTGAACGTAACGGTAAAGTTGTTGGCGCAACGCAGGTACTTGATGGTGATGAGATTATGCTTATTACTAATGGCGGCACGCTAGTAAGAACACGTGCTTCTGAAGTATCTACGGTTGGTCGTAACACACAAGGTGTTCGTTTGATCCGTACTGGTGAAGATGAGCTAGTTGTTGGTTTACAACGTATCGATGAAGTTGAAATTGATGAGAACGCAATTGTTGTTGATGATGCAGAAAATGCAGAAGCACCAACAGAAGTTCCAACGACGCCAACTGATGCTGAAGACAGCGCAGAAGAAGCTACTGAAGAGTAA
- a CDS encoding TerB family tellurite resistance protein, with the protein MDIWNVISDIKAQINNVFGSKVTYSEDVRMSLAVILVDLACIDNDFCNDEHKYIKNKLCSYFQITLDESYVLIEKAKNVAEHNLSQDSFAEYLKQNISAEERECMLKIMNEIVWADNEFVSFEKRLKTRFAKILGVREDSTSL; encoded by the coding sequence ATGGATATCTGGAATGTCATTAGTGATATTAAAGCTCAAATTAATAATGTTTTCGGCAGTAAAGTAACATACAGCGAAGATGTCAGAATGAGTCTGGCAGTCATACTTGTCGATTTGGCATGTATAGATAATGATTTCTGTAATGATGAACATAAATATATAAAAAATAAACTGTGCAGTTACTTTCAGATAACGCTGGACGAATCGTATGTATTAATTGAAAAAGCGAAAAATGTAGCAGAACACAATTTATCTCAAGACTCTTTTGCAGAATATCTTAAACAAAATATATCAGCAGAAGAAAGAGAATGTATGTTAAAAATCATGAATGAAATTGTTTGGGCAGATAATGAGTTTGTCTCTTTTGAAAAGAGATTGAAAACCCGTTTTGCTAAAATATTAGGCGTTCGTGAGGATAGTACTTCGTTATAA
- a CDS encoding GFA family protein → MLLKGSCHCQSVKFQVESKHPYPFNFCYCSICRKTAGGGGYAVNLSGDAESLKIEGKEYIGIYNAKTDGGVSPMERNFCRNCASALWVYDPRWPELLHPFASAIDSTLPVPPERTHLMLSSKKGWVEADVKANDKCFSEYPEESIAQWHERLNLVK, encoded by the coding sequence ATGTTATTAAAAGGCTCATGTCATTGTCAATCAGTTAAATTTCAAGTTGAATCAAAACATCCTTATCCGTTTAACTTTTGTTATTGCAGCATTTGTCGAAAAACAGCTGGTGGTGGTGGGTACGCGGTCAATTTAAGTGGCGATGCTGAATCCCTGAAAATAGAAGGCAAAGAATATATTGGTATTTACAACGCTAAAACGGATGGGGGGGTTAGCCCGATGGAAAGAAATTTTTGTCGTAATTGTGCCAGTGCATTGTGGGTTTACGACCCTAGGTGGCCAGAGTTACTACATCCATTCGCATCAGCAATTGATAGTACATTACCAGTGCCTCCTGAAAGAACACATCTTATGCTATCAAGTAAAAAGGGCTGGGTAGAAGCTGATGTTAAGGCTAATGATAAATGTTTTTCAGAATATCCAGAAGAAAGCATAGCGCAATGGCATGAAAGGTTAAACTTAGTAAAGTAA
- a CDS encoding ribonuclease E inhibitor RraB: MNFPNDIDGDVMRSLEENGFDFDNETQVEFNIDFKHWPLTDNEKEAIQKLYPNCELIEPEEADINNGDLFGYVQFYVLSKVDHDFIVNTQNSVTNQMKQYGGWCDSWAVGLGHA, encoded by the coding sequence ATGAACTTTCCAAACGATATTGATGGCGATGTAATGCGCAGTCTAGAAGAAAATGGCTTTGATTTTGACAATGAAACTCAGGTTGAGTTTAATATAGATTTTAAGCATTGGCCTCTTACTGATAATGAGAAAGAAGCAATACAAAAACTATATCCAAATTGTGAATTGATCGAGCCTGAAGAAGCAGACATAAATAATGGTGACTTATTTGGCTATGTTCAATTTTATGTATTGAGCAAAGTAGACCACGATTTCATTGTAAATACTCAGAACTCGGTAACAAACCAAATGAAACAATATGGCGGTTGGTGTGATTCATGGGCAGTTGGTTTAGGCCATGCTTAA
- a CDS encoding DMT family transporter, translating into MINMSLLKTSLLTGSALIAFAANSVLCRLALGNGAIDASSFTVIRLLSGAIALFIILSIRGSNKGVSSKGSWTAGFILFLYAITFSYAYLSVDTGTGALILFGAVQITMILLSLISGTRLHISEWAGVIVAFTGFIYLILPSITTPSVNGFILMTVSGISWGIYTLKGRSSKNPLMDTTYNFLRTIPFVTLLAFVTQQNLNYSSEGIMLALLSGAITSGVGYTIWYIALAGLSSTQAAVIQLSVPVIAAIGGVIFVSEIITTRLIISAAIVIGGILMVISGKYYFTLSKSK; encoded by the coding sequence ATGATCAATATGTCTTTATTAAAAACAAGCTTACTTACAGGCTCGGCGTTAATTGCATTTGCAGCCAACTCTGTACTATGTCGTTTAGCCTTGGGTAATGGTGCTATTGATGCATCAAGCTTTACCGTAATTCGATTGTTATCAGGCGCTATTGCTTTGTTCATTATTTTAAGCATTAGAGGAAGCAATAAAGGGGTATCATCTAAAGGCAGTTGGACTGCTGGTTTTATACTGTTCCTTTATGCAATAACATTTTCATATGCTTACCTTTCTGTGGATACCGGTACTGGTGCACTTATTCTATTTGGTGCCGTTCAAATTACCATGATATTGCTGTCGCTTATTTCTGGTACGCGATTGCATATTAGTGAGTGGGCTGGTGTTATCGTCGCTTTCACCGGGTTTATTTATCTCATACTGCCTAGTATAACCACGCCTTCAGTGAACGGTTTCATACTGATGACAGTCTCTGGGATTTCATGGGGTATTTATACATTAAAAGGGCGTAGCTCCAAAAATCCGCTGATGGATACGACTTATAACTTTTTAAGAACCATCCCTTTTGTGACGTTATTAGCTTTTGTTACTCAACAAAATCTAAATTATTCATCAGAAGGGATAATGTTAGCGTTGTTATCAGGTGCTATAACATCTGGAGTAGGTTACACAATATGGTATATCGCGCTTGCCGGCCTATCTTCAACACAAGCAGCCGTTATTCAATTGTCTGTTCCAGTGATCGCCGCAATAGGCGGGGTTATATTTGTGTCCGAGATAATTACAACCCGCCTAATCATTTCAGCCGCCATCGTCATTGGTGGTATATTAATGGTGATTTCAGGAAAATATTATTTCACTCTCAGCAAGTCGAAATAA
- a CDS encoding DUF302 domain-containing protein, which yields MIRNIFFAVFALVASSYVIADESLISFESNYSVQETADRFESILKDKGLTLFARIDHQKNAADVNLELRATEVIIFGNPKVGTPLMLCAQNVAIDLPQKVLISEDSENRVWLSYNNPEYIKARHNIQGCDKVINKISTVLSKLSIATISSN from the coding sequence ATGATTCGAAATATTTTCTTTGCAGTTTTTGCCTTGGTCGCTTCTTCTTACGTCATTGCTGATGAAAGCCTTATCTCATTTGAAAGTAACTATAGCGTCCAAGAAACCGCTGACAGGTTTGAGTCGATATTAAAAGACAAAGGCTTAACTTTGTTCGCTAGGATTGATCATCAAAAAAATGCTGCTGATGTGAACTTGGAGCTAAGAGCAACGGAAGTAATTATTTTTGGCAACCCTAAAGTCGGAACACCGTTAATGCTGTGTGCTCAAAATGTGGCAATTGACCTGCCTCAGAAGGTACTTATTAGTGAAGATTCAGAGAACAGGGTTTGGCTTTCATATAACAACCCCGAATACATTAAAGCACGTCATAATATCCAAGGCTGCGATAAAGTCATCAATAAAATTTCAACAGTACTCAGTAAATTAAGTATCGCCACAATATCTAGCAATTAG
- a CDS encoding GNAT family N-acetyltransferase: MKPEINGGNSGVNKFNLTKHIHTRHKGRQMVTIEKLTNLSAEAVLKVTLAEEQVKFAGTAADFLADGSDTIHLHVIKFDDDVVGFFKIDVMYSLSNELGIENCIGLRAFAIDVNQQGKGLGSASVKALFPYLKQNYSSYGSIYLTVNCKNPGARICYQKGGFEDSGEKYLGGAAGPQYIMHGKIA, encoded by the coding sequence GTGAAACCAGAAATAAATGGTGGAAATTCTGGGGTGAATAAATTTAACCTGACAAAACATATCCATACTCGACATAAAGGACGTCAAATGGTCACAATCGAAAAACTTACAAATTTGAGTGCTGAAGCTGTACTTAAAGTTACTTTAGCGGAAGAGCAGGTTAAGTTTGCTGGTACAGCTGCAGATTTCCTTGCAGATGGTAGTGATACGATACATCTTCACGTGATCAAGTTTGATGATGACGTTGTTGGATTTTTCAAAATAGACGTTATGTATTCATTAAGCAATGAACTTGGTATTGAAAATTGCATTGGATTGAGAGCTTTTGCTATTGATGTAAATCAGCAAGGCAAGGGGTTGGGATCTGCATCAGTGAAAGCATTATTTCCTTACCTAAAACAGAATTATTCATCTTATGGATCGATTTATCTCACTGTTAATTGCAAAAATCCAGGTGCCCGAATTTGCTATCAAAAAGGCGGTTTTGAGGACTCGGGTGAAAAGTATCTTGGCGGTGCCGCTGGCCCTCAATATATTATGCACGGTAAAATCGCATAA
- a CDS encoding alpha/beta hydrolase, whose product MTYRHYPSQSNIVLILLHGSGWHSQYFLPLAESISAGGLAEVYTPDLRGHGPTPERRGDVEHIDQLEDDLADLIAHIRKVRPNAKLIVGGHSSGGGLAIRFAGSRYAKQVDAYLLLSPFLKYNAATMRPNSGGWANPYTGRIVGLSMLNMMGIHWCDSLTAISFYMPKAVRDGTETLAYSHRLNTAYAPRDYKKDLSAITQPVLVVGGCADDAFIAEQFEPVISQYTDVEVSLLPNVTHMGVVVGPQVKAVVKDWLVDFNEQ is encoded by the coding sequence TTGACGTATCGACACTATCCGTCTCAATCTAATATAGTGCTCATCCTACTGCATGGTTCAGGTTGGCATAGTCAGTATTTCCTGCCTTTGGCTGAGTCTATCAGCGCAGGTGGGCTGGCTGAGGTTTATACCCCAGATTTACGGGGCCATGGACCAACACCTGAGCGGCGCGGGGATGTCGAACACATTGACCAATTGGAAGATGACCTGGCGGATCTTATTGCTCACATTCGAAAAGTTCGTCCCAACGCGAAATTGATTGTCGGTGGTCACTCATCTGGCGGTGGATTAGCTATACGTTTTGCGGGCAGTCGATACGCCAAGCAAGTAGACGCCTACCTGTTACTTTCGCCTTTTCTTAAATACAACGCGGCTACGATGCGTCCTAATTCAGGTGGCTGGGCAAATCCTTACACAGGTCGAATCGTTGGACTAAGCATGCTTAATATGATGGGTATTCATTGGTGTGATTCACTGACTGCTATCTCGTTTTATATGCCCAAAGCAGTGCGCGATGGAACCGAAACCTTGGCGTATTCTCATCGACTAAATACCGCTTACGCCCCTCGGGATTATAAAAAAGATCTCAGCGCCATCACCCAACCAGTATTGGTTGTTGGTGGTTGCGCTGATGATGCCTTTATTGCCGAACAGTTTGAGCCAGTCATATCACAATACACCGACGTAGAAGTGTCGCTACTGCCTAATGTGACACACATGGGCGTTGTTGTCGGACCTCAAGTTAAAGCTGTAGTTAAAGACTGGCTAGTTGATTTTAATGAGCAATGA
- a CDS encoding diguanylate cyclase domain-containing protein has protein sequence MEFYTKKLNFELIEDTDLGGGKRWVQISPPNSTGTNLLLAQASNEEQTKSVGNQTGGRVFLFLQTNDFWRDYESMQENGVHVLKETAVRLCSCVREFDTVSRVGGDEFWILLTNMPDKGSIIAIAENLIEAVAAPYKLQGEQVTIGASIGVALYPDHGVSPQELVNLADQTMYEIKRQGKNNYAFADVISELNVNEVM, from the coding sequence ATCGAATTTTATACCAAGAAATTAAACTTTGAGCTAATCGAAGATACTGATTTAGGTGGTGGCAAGCGTTGGGTTCAGATATCACCTCCGAACTCAACGGGAACAAATTTACTCTTAGCTCAAGCGAGTAATGAAGAACAGACAAAATCAGTCGGAAATCAAACTGGTGGTCGCGTATTTTTGTTTCTGCAAACCAATGACTTTTGGCGTGATTACGAATCGATGCAAGAAAATGGCGTCCATGTTCTCAAGGAAACTGCAGTTCGGCTTTGTTCTTGTGTTCGGGAGTTTGATACCGTATCTCGTGTTGGTGGTGATGAATTCTGGATTTTACTGACGAATATGCCCGATAAAGGTAGCATTATAGCTATCGCAGAAAATTTGATTGAAGCGGTTGCTGCTCCGTATAAATTACAGGGCGAACAGGTAACTATTGGCGCCAGCATAGGTGTTGCTTTATATCCTGACCATGGGGTCAGTCCTCAGGAATTAGTCAACTTGGCAGACCAAACTATGTATGAAATAAAACGCCAAGGGAAAAATAACTATGCGTTCGCAGACGTAATTAGCGAACTAAATGTTAATGAAGTAATGTAA
- a CDS encoding DUF1338 domain-containing protein, producing the protein MLVLDAFFTKLWQQYCVISPQAVDIHQLFESSGEELVNDHVAFRTFADSHIGIDILEDEVLALGYRHLDSYKFDVKKLDARCYVHDKSPTKIFISELRWKYLSEASQVIIQDIIEQAKSTLKSPLLEQSSRGLSPLLSAGRLWKLPSYADYQTLAEESEYAAWLSVWGLRANHFTIFVNHLKNTPELSQVVALLRQQGYQLNEAGGVIKGTPSDCLIQAATMADTCMVDFHDAGEQAISSCYYEFAQRFNQEDGTLYQGFVPMSADKIFESTNMKSILGSTTSDDES; encoded by the coding sequence ATGCTTGTGTTAGATGCATTTTTCACAAAACTTTGGCAACAATACTGTGTCATTAGTCCGCAAGCTGTCGATATACATCAATTATTTGAAAGTAGTGGTGAAGAGCTAGTGAATGATCACGTTGCTTTTCGCACCTTCGCTGATTCTCATATTGGCATCGATATATTAGAAGATGAGGTATTAGCGCTCGGTTATCGACATCTTGACTCTTATAAGTTTGACGTTAAGAAACTGGATGCGCGCTGTTATGTGCATGATAAATCACCGACTAAAATCTTCATCAGTGAGCTGCGCTGGAAGTATTTATCTGAAGCCTCTCAGGTTATTATTCAAGACATTATAGAACAGGCAAAATCGACATTGAAATCCCCCTTACTGGAGCAATCGAGTCGGGGACTCAGCCCATTGTTAAGCGCTGGCCGCTTATGGAAATTACCAAGTTACGCAGATTATCAAACCTTAGCCGAAGAGTCCGAATACGCGGCTTGGCTATCGGTCTGGGGGCTCCGCGCCAACCATTTTACCATATTCGTAAATCACTTAAAAAACACCCCCGAATTGTCACAAGTCGTGGCGTTATTGCGGCAACAAGGTTACCAGCTGAATGAGGCGGGCGGTGTGATCAAAGGCACACCATCGGACTGCTTAATTCAAGCGGCTACGATGGCTGATACTTGCATGGTAGATTTTCACGATGCTGGCGAACAAGCGATAAGCAGTTGCTATTATGAATTTGCACAGCGCTTTAACCAAGAAGATGGGACGTTATATCAAGGGTTTGTACCGATGAGTGCGGATAAAATATTTGAATCGACCAACATGAAATCCATACTTGGTAGTACGACCTCCGACGACGAAAGTTAG
- a CDS encoding saccharopine dehydrogenase family protein: protein MAKRIVVLGLGRIGGAIAQILNSHDGYDVTGADINPNAVAHFSDQFTTKLLANSSADTRDYNDLLAGQDAVISALTFNDNPYVAQAALVNGCSYFDLTEDVRCTQAIKEIAIAAALGQVFMPQCGLAPGFIGILGYSFRHNFDRLDSLKLRVGALPEYPSNQMMYNLTWSTEGLINEYANPCESIKNHILTLTEPLEGREVFSISGVEYEAFNTSGGLANLCYSLDGKLRELTYKTIRYPGHCKLMKFLFHDLRLGEEGKRRDMLMEIFESSVATTMQDLVLISVVATGYVDDRLRQCSRTFLLRHTAEQSAIQIATASAAVATVDLILNSCEQRQGFVEQETLDIEDFLANDFAQVYRDAELSI from the coding sequence ATGGCAAAACGAATTGTTGTTTTAGGACTTGGCCGCATTGGCGGTGCAATTGCTCAAATCCTCAATAGTCACGATGGTTATGATGTCACAGGCGCTGATATCAACCCTAATGCCGTTGCGCATTTTAGTGATCAATTTACCACTAAGTTATTAGCTAACTCGTCAGCAGATACTCGAGATTATAATGATTTACTGGCAGGCCAGGATGCGGTTATATCAGCATTAACATTCAACGATAACCCCTATGTTGCACAGGCCGCGCTAGTTAATGGCTGTAGCTATTTTGATTTAACTGAAGATGTCCGTTGCACGCAAGCAATTAAAGAAATAGCCATCGCAGCAGCGCTTGGTCAGGTATTTATGCCGCAATGTGGTTTAGCGCCCGGGTTTATCGGTATTTTGGGTTACAGCTTTAGGCATAATTTTGACCGCCTTGATAGTCTTAAACTACGCGTTGGGGCGTTACCTGAATACCCATCCAATCAAATGATGTACAACCTGACTTGGTCTACAGAAGGCTTAATCAACGAATATGCTAATCCGTGTGAATCAATAAAAAATCATATTCTTACGTTAACTGAGCCATTGGAAGGTCGCGAAGTATTCTCAATCTCGGGCGTCGAGTACGAAGCATTTAATACCTCAGGTGGCTTGGCGAATCTTTGTTATAGCTTGGACGGAAAACTGCGAGAACTGACTTATAAAACTATCCGTTATCCAGGCCATTGCAAGTTAATGAAGTTCTTGTTTCATGACTTACGCCTAGGTGAAGAGGGTAAGCGTCGAGATATGCTCATGGAGATATTTGAAAGTTCAGTCGCAACGACAATGCAAGATCTGGTTCTGATCTCTGTAGTGGCCACGGGCTATGTCGATGACAGATTAAGGCAATGCAGTCGTACTTTCTTACTCCGCCATACTGCAGAGCAAAGTGCCATTCAAATCGCCACTGCCAGTGCAGCAGTCGCCACAGTCGATTTAATTTTAAATAGCTGTGAACAGCGACAAGGGTTTGTTGAGCAAGAGACGTTAGATATCGAAGACTTCTTAGCAAACGACTTTGCTCAAGTCTATCGTGATGCGGAATTAAGTATCTAG